A single Gemmatimonadota bacterium DNA region contains:
- a CDS encoding porin family protein → MRRIMGLWILLWVLSPTAFAVAQEEGHRGGFGVFAELYSPLFNFRDMYTEGFKLGAAAHFVTSPARIVEVEYYYSKFAGGSLEERTFRFKDGRDYTSPQAKSDMTFNSLTVNWLFALKNKKFEGEGSVPYLTVGAGFHNYHSKVSGLIFPEQGGATLDQTLLLEAIDDTRTALGVSGGAGMQIFLGPKAALDLRVSYNVIVGELRPFLNWGVKKTHPFHLFDIGAGVKFYM, encoded by the coding sequence ATGAGAAGGATCATGGGTTTATGGATTCTTTTGTGGGTGTTGTCGCCCACGGCTTTTGCTGTGGCTCAGGAAGAGGGCCACAGAGGGGGGTTCGGCGTATTCGCCGAGCTTTATTCGCCGCTGTTTAACTTCAGGGATATGTACACCGAGGGATTCAAGCTTGGGGCTGCTGCGCACTTTGTAACCAGTCCGGCACGGATCGTGGAAGTAGAGTACTATTACTCGAAGTTTGCGGGCGGCAGTCTCGAAGAGCGGACGTTTCGGTTCAAGGATGGAAGGGACTACACAAGTCCACAGGCCAAGTCCGATATGACCTTTAACAGCCTGACGGTCAACTGGCTTTTTGCCCTGAAGAATAAGAAGTTCGAAGGCGAAGGAAGCGTTCCCTATCTTACCGTTGGAGCCGGATTCCACAACTACCATTCTAAGGTGAGCGGGCTCATCTTTCCCGAACAAGGGGGAGCTACGCTGGATCAGACCCTGCTCCTGGAGGCGATCGACGATACGCGGACAGCGCTGGGTGTAAGCGGAGGGGCTGGGATGCAGATCTTCCTGGGACCGAAGGCTGCCCTGGACCTGCGTGTGAGTTACAATGTGATCGTTGGGGAACTCAGGCCCTTCCTGAACTGGGGTGTGAAAAAGACCCATCCGTTTCACTTGTTCGACATCGGGGCTGGAGTGAAGTTTTATATGTGA
- a CDS encoding FadR family transcriptional regulator encodes MNKCIIFTNGLTIIPYNDMAGFVNQYLYNERPGEWNLFNSIEKENLSKRIIGAIKNHILQNGLMPGDRLATEREMAEAFGVSRASVREAVKILEAIGVLEARPKHGISVKEFDPQALFKYLSFVPSINKKTIIEMYELRRAVDIGIVEMVIERVTEDQLEVMGQHLEAMREALERPVEFYTHDWAFHFATYEATGNQATQALGRVLSEFFVTAHREWWDWESIDLEHFQNHERIFLALKARDPNGMRQAVWDHFDTGMRQWVKRTQ; translated from the coding sequence ATGAATAAGTGTATTATTTTTACTAATGGTCTGACCATTATACCATATAATGATATGGCTGGTTTTGTAAACCAATATCTGTACAATGAAAGGCCGGGAGAATGGAATTTGTTTAATAGCATTGAAAAAGAAAATCTGAGTAAGAGGATCATCGGTGCAATCAAGAACCATATTTTGCAGAATGGATTGATGCCCGGAGACAGGTTGGCCACAGAGCGAGAGATGGCAGAAGCGTTTGGTGTGAGTCGTGCCTCCGTTCGAGAAGCGGTCAAGATCTTAGAGGCAATAGGCGTTCTGGAAGCTCGTCCCAAGCATGGGATCAGTGTCAAAGAGTTCGATCCTCAGGCTTTGTTTAAGTATCTGAGCTTTGTTCCATCCATAAATAAAAAGACGATTATAGAGATGTACGAATTGCGGCGGGCGGTGGATATTGGAATTGTGGAGATGGTAATAGAGCGCGTAACTGAAGATCAGCTGGAAGTGATGGGGCAACACCTGGAAGCGATGCGGGAGGCGTTAGAACGTCCTGTCGAGTTTTACACGCACGACTGGGCGTTTCACTTTGCGACCTACGAAGCAACGGGGAACCAGGCGACTCAGGCTCTTGGACGAGTACTGAGTGAATTTTTCGTTACGGCGCACCGCGAGTGGTGGGACTGGGAGAGCATTGACCTGGAACACTTCCAGAACCACGAGCGGATCTTCCTCGCTCTGAAGGCGCGTGATCCAAACGGGATGCGGCAGGCAGTGTGGGATCACTTCGACACCGGCATGAGGCAATGGGTAAAGCGCACGCAGTAA
- a CDS encoding Gfo/Idh/MocA family oxidoreductase — protein MATLKAGIVGLGFGESHLRTFHDYIDEVDVAAVCDIDEEKANQFAREYGVPRVYTDYGDLLADQDVDFICTGTPGFRHGDECLAALEAGKHILTTIPMVENADKLHQCMEIVKAVERTGLKLAMEQNSRWDPRTITLRRLVKDGTIGEVCYAESEYTHSLVYLFVRDGKKTWRDGFGTTTQESISSGGGIHAIDDIRWIIGQDFTEVVGLGNRIYSPYRTVNDWETAIFRTTGGVTVKIACCKAMAWPGCNLYKSLYGTRAAVEGDRRNGVLGIAHAQEEGGLPGEIEPLELVGLELDAEVAKRTGHGGGTYHNCRDFVDAILDDRLPFINVYEAAKSCAAAISSLISINEGGRKVYIPQFYNRLGPEREII, from the coding sequence ATGGCTACCTTGAAGGCCGGGATCGTGGGGCTTGGATTCGGGGAGTCGCACCTGAGGACATTCCACGACTACATCGACGAAGTGGATGTCGCTGCGGTGTGCGATATAGACGAGGAAAAGGCGAACCAGTTCGCCAGGGAATACGGGGTGCCCAGAGTCTATACAGACTACGGGGACCTGCTGGCCGACCAGGACGTGGACTTCATATGCACGGGCACGCCGGGATTTCGCCACGGAGATGAGTGTCTGGCGGCCCTGGAGGCGGGAAAGCACATCCTGACGACCATTCCGATGGTGGAGAATGCCGACAAGCTGCACCAGTGCATGGAAATCGTCAAGGCGGTAGAACGAACAGGCCTGAAGCTGGCCATGGAGCAGAATAGCCGGTGGGATCCACGCACGATCACCCTGAGGCGGCTGGTGAAAGATGGCACAATCGGCGAGGTATGCTACGCCGAGTCTGAATATACACACAGCCTGGTGTACCTGTTTGTAAGAGATGGGAAAAAGACCTGGCGGGACGGGTTCGGTACAACGACGCAGGAGAGCATCTCTTCCGGCGGCGGCATTCACGCGATCGACGACATCCGTTGGATCATCGGGCAGGATTTCACCGAGGTGGTCGGGTTGGGAAACCGCATTTACTCGCCATATCGGACAGTCAACGACTGGGAGACAGCAATTTTCAGGACGACCGGTGGGGTGACGGTAAAGATTGCCTGTTGCAAGGCGATGGCCTGGCCCGGCTGCAACCTCTACAAGTCGCTATACGGCACCAGGGCGGCCGTTGAGGGAGATCGGCGTAATGGAGTACTCGGTATTGCACATGCACAGGAGGAAGGCGGGCTTCCCGGAGAGATTGAGCCTCTGGAGTTGGTGGGGCTCGAACTGGATGCCGAGGTTGCCAAAAGAACCGGTCACGGCGGTGGTACGTACCACAACTGCCGCGACTTCGTAGATGCGATTTTAGACGATAGGCTGCCATTTATCAACGTTTACGAAGCGGCAAAGAGCTGCGCTGCGGCAATCAGTTCGCTAATCTCGATCAACGAGGGGGGCCGGAAGGTCTATATCCCCCAGTTTTACAATCGGCTCGGTCCGGAAAGGGAGATCATCTGA
- a CDS encoding CocE/NonD family hydrolase codes for MRRPHARSASTMEDGRKTSVSRTNISNKGYMSEGAPMEPNYDVDMQLDVKVPMRDRVNLSADIYLPRAAGKFPTVLMRTPYSNNTDIMIEKARQLANCGYACVMQDCRGRWDSEGNDYPFREDKDGYDTQEWIGRQEWSNGKIGMSGASYLGLVQWQSAPHRSQYLTCLAPRVICCDYFSGLVYPGGALQLNVLMTWGMRTTARTAQSIEYHNWTEAFRYLPLIEMDEQAGRNLGFWKDWIQHAAYDDYWDEINDEKRWGDIAVPAFNMGGWYDLYAANTFTNFNGLRHHGRTPEARQSKLIVGPWPHVLSASPRTGDIDFGDHSMVDLEALELRWFDYWLKGIDNGIVDEPPLRIFIMGTNEWRNENEWPLARTRWQKWYLHSRGTANTLLGDGSLSPTLPEGETSDHFIYDPRYPVQTLGGNNCCSPHIVPWGPYDQRPVEMRSDVLCYTSAPLEADLEVTGPIKAVLYAATDSPDTDWTAKLVDVSPTGYAKNLCDGILRARYRESLTNPTLLEPNQIYEYEIDLSVTGNVFRKGHCIRVEISSSNFPRFDRNPNTGHEFGTDTEMRPARQTVHHSRQYPSHIVFPVIPAT; via the coding sequence GTGAGACGGCCACACGCGAGATCGGCTTCCACTATGGAAGACGGTCGAAAAACAAGCGTGTCTCGAACGAACATTAGTAATAAAGGATACATGTCAGAAGGAGCCCCCATGGAACCCAATTACGACGTAGATATGCAACTGGACGTAAAAGTCCCGATGCGGGACAGAGTTAATCTATCCGCTGATATCTACCTCCCCAGAGCCGCGGGAAAATTCCCCACTGTCTTGATGCGTACCCCCTACAGCAACAACACCGATATCATGATCGAAAAAGCCCGGCAACTGGCCAACTGCGGCTACGCCTGTGTGATGCAGGACTGTCGCGGTCGCTGGGACTCGGAGGGCAACGACTACCCTTTCCGGGAAGACAAAGATGGCTACGACACCCAGGAATGGATCGGTCGCCAGGAATGGAGCAACGGCAAAATTGGTATGTCCGGTGCTTCATACCTGGGCCTGGTCCAGTGGCAAAGCGCACCGCACAGAAGCCAGTATCTCACCTGCCTTGCCCCTCGCGTCATCTGCTGTGACTACTTCAGCGGGCTGGTCTATCCCGGTGGTGCCCTTCAGCTCAACGTCCTCATGACCTGGGGCATGCGCACCACCGCTCGCACTGCCCAGAGCATCGAATACCACAACTGGACTGAAGCCTTTCGTTATCTCCCCCTCATAGAAATGGACGAACAGGCCGGGCGCAACCTCGGCTTCTGGAAAGACTGGATTCAACACGCCGCCTACGACGATTACTGGGACGAAATCAATGACGAAAAACGGTGGGGTGACATCGCTGTCCCCGCATTCAACATGGGTGGCTGGTATGACCTTTACGCCGCAAACACCTTCACCAACTTCAACGGTCTGCGGCATCACGGCCGCACCCCCGAAGCCCGGCAAAGTAAGCTCATCGTCGGGCCGTGGCCCCACGTCTTGAGCGCCTCTCCCCGAACAGGCGACATCGACTTCGGCGACCACTCAATGGTGGACTTAGAGGCTCTGGAACTGCGCTGGTTCGACTACTGGCTCAAAGGCATCGACAACGGCATCGTAGATGAACCGCCTCTGCGTATCTTCATCATGGGCACCAACGAATGGCGCAATGAAAACGAATGGCCCCTGGCGCGCACCCGGTGGCAGAAATGGTATCTCCATTCCCGCGGCACTGCCAACACCCTGCTCGGCGACGGGAGCCTGTCTCCCACCCTCCCAGAAGGAGAGACTTCGGACCACTTCATCTACGACCCTCGGTACCCCGTCCAGACCCTGGGTGGCAACAACTGCTGCTCGCCCCACATCGTGCCCTGGGGGCCCTATGATCAGCGCCCGGTCGAGATGCGCAGCGATGTGCTCTGTTACACCTCGGCTCCCCTGGAAGCCGACCTGGAAGTCACCGGACCAATCAAAGCCGTGCTCTACGCCGCCACCGACAGCCCGGACACCGACTGGACGGCCAAGCTGGTAGATGTCTCCCCCACGGGTTACGCCAAAAACCTCTGCGACGGCATCTTGCGTGCTCGCTACCGCGAAAGCCTTACCAACCCAACCCTGCTCGAACCCAACCAGATCTACGAATACGAAATCGACCTCAGTGTCACCGGCAACGTGTTTCGGAAAGGCCACTGCATCCGTGTCGAAATTTCGTCGTCCAACTTTCCGCGCTTTGACCGCAACCCAAATACCGGCCACGAATTCGGCACCGATACAGAGATGCGCCCGGCTCGTCAGACCGTACATCACTCGAGACAGTATCCGTCTCACATCGTATTTCCCGTCATTCCGGCAACCTGA
- a CDS encoding exo-alpha-sialidase, whose translation MQKLTVSRDDEVYEAFADIARTLDGILVCTYRESMAHGPWPFSRIVVRHSEDGGYTWQPRQVVIEKDGEKGEGRLNCSRITVCRDGTLLLIVDFYAPGRDRLVNPVENLLFWSSDSGRTWEGPVETGITDGIVPSIKELSNGNLLVGVTRQRSTDGRLSGLKEEQTIYRSGDGGRTWEGPSVVPAPPYLRLNEGDFAELDDGTVVCYMREDGERFTGWKSTSDDGGRTWSEAFRSQMHSCLGRPSVGRVRSGEIVVTYRFCSAVSTSLALYVETTAEAVRRDDPNPNDYATDYRQARFAFLDNDRSLHPDSGYSGWVQLPSGDLYVVNYITDDAPRAFIRGYIVSRHDWFLFPEGAVPWLHPSSTQPYVELSAEWTRKQHERNRTEDWSRYVPTQK comes from the coding sequence ATGCAGAAGCTCACTGTTTCACGAGATGACGAAGTCTATGAGGCTTTTGCCGACATTGCCCGGACGCTGGATGGCATCCTCGTCTGCACTTACCGCGAGAGCATGGCTCATGGCCCCTGGCCCTTCTCGCGGATCGTAGTGCGCCACAGCGAGGACGGTGGCTACACCTGGCAGCCCAGGCAAGTAGTCATTGAGAAGGATGGCGAGAAGGGGGAAGGGCGACTGAACTGTTCCCGCATTACAGTCTGCCGGGATGGAACCCTGTTGCTGATCGTAGATTTCTACGCGCCCGGTCGGGATCGGTTGGTGAATCCGGTTGAGAACCTGCTGTTCTGGAGCAGTGATTCGGGCCGGACATGGGAAGGGCCTGTAGAGACGGGCATCACCGATGGGATCGTGCCTTCCATCAAGGAGCTCTCCAACGGCAATCTGCTCGTCGGTGTGACCCGCCAGCGTTCTACGGACGGGAGGCTCTCCGGCTTGAAGGAAGAGCAGACAATCTATCGTTCCGGCGACGGTGGTCGAACCTGGGAGGGACCCTCAGTAGTTCCAGCTCCGCCTTACCTGCGGCTAAACGAAGGCGATTTTGCCGAACTGGACGATGGCACGGTGGTCTGCTATATGCGTGAAGATGGGGAGCGGTTCACGGGTTGGAAGAGTACTTCGGACGACGGTGGTCGCACATGGTCTGAAGCCTTTCGCAGCCAGATGCACTCCTGCCTGGGCCGTCCATCGGTCGGCCGGGTTCGGTCTGGCGAGATCGTAGTCACCTACCGCTTCTGCTCTGCTGTATCCACCAGCCTGGCCCTGTATGTAGAGACTACCGCCGAGGCGGTTCGCCGAGACGATCCGAACCCGAATGATTACGCGACCGACTATCGCCAGGCCAGGTTCGCCTTTCTGGACAATGACCGCAGCCTTCATCCCGATAGCGGCTATTCCGGGTGGGTGCAACTCCCCAGCGGCGATCTGTACGTGGTCAATTACATTACCGATGACGCCCCCCGAGCTTTTATTCGGGGCTACATTGTCTCTCGCCATGATTGGTTTTTGTTTCCGGAAGGCGCTGTGCCGTGGCTGCACCCATCATCCACCCAGCCCTATGTGGAGCTGTCCGCCGAGTGGACCCGGAAGCAGCATGAGCGCAACCGGACGGAGGACTGGTCGCGCTATGTGCCCACACAGAAGTAA
- a CDS encoding GWxTD domain-containing protein, which yields MGVSVGFRRFTFSFWVPWTSIWILTLAISAQDLPSEAAPQVLSKAKRDSMIALGEQQMRASELGKAVDTFARLAEAYPKDAALQIRLGYAALKKEDFEVAKDAFAAARELDPNLPNARVGLGLTHVKMPGKGLAAFYNFRRAVGEGKRAAKIDSAYAPAYLLLGEAYEHFRGDHQKAIGYYLKYVKLESNDPDGLYAFGLSCVRARQYDKINTYLIPYLEANPQEFRLLPLVAQGYFFHERFESALEYFERYLQNLNEGERQIYTDISLVASRKELDDYRAIAEAAKRQAYLEQFWMRRDSDILTPINERIIEHYRRVWYARTFFAAGPHPWDRRGEVYIRYGEPDFRSRSDLRQLSVNAEVEAVRTRMAVDMYGPEANYLTFTGPVFPVRTRRDALSDDITVDPRQMAEGTAVGDPILDDENVEALSGSTDSDLDRLMLQNIPTPQEDELGSLSDDILDIKTRLNFQGYTPLTIDNEVNTVPWETWTYTQIQNGIEFTFTDELGNRTYDFAPIPPIPAGQRQLKYTARMLEYAPKLVFERTVVATPDYYRPSLRGSALHFYYDLADFRGPDGQTTLEVYYGISPKQLEFVEKDTGSMIHVQAALALADEGHTNIYRTTDTFSYRNTGEADWAKGTFVPDVLQVQVPPGKYELQVHLKDLIAGHVGVYKQSLEIEDYRSMTLQMSDIELASAIGDKGSNNRFRKGNIWVVPMPSRAYKSDQKVYAYFEIYNLNKDAFGQTRYKVQYLVRFSPEGSVGIVGMVASGFRSLLRSKKPQVSVTYEQVGSESSENEYVELDLSKTKPGINVLEVTITDLVSGETATREIGFHYGRRSKNKRVSNEH from the coding sequence ATGGGAGTTTCTGTCGGATTTCGGCGTTTTACTTTCTCTTTTTGGGTCCCCTGGACGTCAATCTGGATCCTCACACTTGCCATCTCTGCCCAGGATCTACCGTCCGAGGCGGCACCACAAGTCCTCTCCAAAGCCAAGCGGGACTCTATGATCGCCCTGGGAGAGCAACAGATGCGAGCGAGCGAGTTGGGCAAGGCCGTTGATACATTTGCCCGCCTGGCCGAGGCATACCCGAAAGACGCCGCCCTTCAGATCCGGCTCGGCTACGCTGCCCTCAAGAAGGAAGACTTCGAGGTAGCCAAAGATGCCTTCGCAGCGGCCAGGGAACTCGATCCCAACCTCCCCAATGCCCGCGTGGGTTTGGGGCTGACCCACGTCAAGATGCCTGGCAAAGGACTGGCGGCCTTCTACAATTTCCGACGTGCTGTGGGTGAGGGTAAGCGGGCGGCCAAGATCGATTCAGCTTACGCCCCGGCCTACTTGCTTCTCGGAGAGGCCTACGAACACTTTCGGGGGGATCACCAAAAGGCGATTGGATACTATTTAAAATACGTTAAACTGGAGTCCAATGACCCGGATGGCCTCTACGCATTCGGGCTTTCCTGCGTGCGGGCCAGGCAATATGACAAGATTAACACCTACCTCATCCCTTACCTTGAGGCCAATCCCCAGGAGTTCCGGCTCCTGCCCCTGGTGGCCCAGGGCTATTTCTTCCATGAGCGCTTCGAATCAGCCCTGGAGTACTTCGAACGCTATCTACAGAACCTGAACGAAGGGGAACGCCAGATCTATACGGATATCTCACTCGTGGCCTCCAGGAAAGAACTCGACGATTATCGGGCTATCGCTGAAGCAGCGAAGCGCCAGGCCTATCTGGAGCAGTTCTGGATGCGTCGGGATTCCGATATCCTGACCCCTATCAACGAGCGTATCATCGAGCACTACCGCCGGGTGTGGTATGCCCGCACCTTCTTCGCTGCGGGACCCCATCCCTGGGACCGGCGGGGAGAGGTCTATATCCGCTATGGGGAGCCCGACTTCAGGTCGCGGTCCGACCTGAGGCAACTCAGTGTGAATGCCGAAGTTGAGGCCGTGCGCACCCGGATGGCGGTGGATATGTATGGACCCGAGGCCAACTATTTGACTTTTACCGGACCGGTCTTCCCGGTCCGGACGCGCCGTGACGCTCTGTCCGATGACATCACCGTTGACCCTCGTCAGATGGCTGAAGGGACAGCCGTTGGAGATCCCATCCTGGATGATGAGAATGTTGAAGCGCTTTCGGGATCGACGGATTCGGACCTGGATCGCCTTATGTTGCAGAATATTCCCACTCCACAAGAAGATGAACTCGGGAGCCTTTCCGATGATATCCTGGATATAAAGACTCGGCTCAATTTCCAGGGCTATACGCCCCTCACGATCGACAACGAGGTCAATACAGTTCCCTGGGAGACCTGGACTTATACACAGATCCAGAACGGCATCGAGTTTACCTTTACCGACGAACTGGGCAACCGCACCTACGACTTTGCCCCGATTCCCCCGATACCTGCCGGGCAAAGACAGTTGAAATACACGGCGCGAATGCTCGAATATGCGCCCAAACTCGTCTTTGAAAGGACTGTTGTCGCAACCCCGGACTATTACCGTCCCAGCCTCCGAGGCTCTGCTCTCCACTTCTACTACGACCTGGCCGACTTCCGAGGCCCCGATGGGCAGACCACGCTCGAAGTCTATTACGGCATTTCACCCAAACAATTAGAATTCGTCGAAAAGGACACGGGTTCGATGATCCATGTGCAGGCCGCACTGGCTCTGGCGGACGAAGGCCACACCAACATCTATCGAACGACAGATACGTTTTCCTATCGAAATACCGGAGAAGCCGACTGGGCGAAAGGGACGTTTGTCCCCGATGTGCTTCAGGTCCAGGTGCCACCGGGAAAATACGAACTTCAGGTTCACCTCAAGGACCTGATCGCAGGACACGTCGGGGTCTATAAACAGTCGCTGGAGATTGAGGACTACCGGTCGATGACGCTCCAGATGAGCGACATTGAGCTCGCTTCCGCCATCGGCGATAAAGGATCGAACAACAGATTTCGGAAGGGCAATATCTGGGTGGTGCCGATGCCCTCCCGTGCCTACAAATCGGATCAGAAGGTCTATGCCTATTTCGAGATCTACAACCTGAATAAAGACGCTTTTGGTCAGACCCGCTACAAGGTGCAATATCTGGTTCGGTTCAGCCCCGAAGGTTCGGTGGGGATTGTCGGAATGGTTGCCTCTGGGTTCCGATCCCTCCTCAGGAGCAAGAAACCTCAGGTCTCAGTGACCTACGAGCAGGTCGGATCGGAATCGAGTGAAAATGAGTATGTAGAGCTGGATTTGAGCAAGACCAAACCCGGTATCAACGTCCTGGAAGTGACAATCACGGACCTGGTGAGTGGTGAGACGGCCACACGCGAGATCGGCTTCCACTATGGAAGACGGTCGAAAAACAAGCGTGTCTCGAACGAACATTAG